Genomic segment of bacterium:
TGTACGAGAAAAAACCTTCCAACCAAAACGCACCCTCGCCGTCGTTGTTGACGCGTGGCGTTCCATAGACATTGATACGCCGGATGATTTTGTACTCGCCGAAACGATTTATCGTAACCGACAAAAAATTCGACGCGCCCTTGCGTCATTTATATAAAGGCATCACAGGAGCGTTCGGAGCTCCTCGACGCTTACGTTTGCATCGCGCAGTATGCTTTTCAATGTTTTGGGGTGAAGTATGGTGCTGCCGTGAGCAGGAACCGTGGCGCGGCTGCCTGCTTTGTTGCGGTAGATCACGTGACTACCACTTTGGCGAGTAACAAAAAAGCCGCTCTTTTCAAGAACAGCCGAGATTTGTTTTGCAGTGAGACGTGGAAGCCGGGGCATGGGTGACAGTCCTTGGCCACGCTCTCTACGCGGCAACAGCAACCGAGGCGACGCTCACCGAGCGCCCGGTGGGGATTATTTCTCGTTCTGCAGCACGATCGTCGAGGTGCAACTTTATGGCATCGCGTATGTTCTTCAGCGCTTCTTCGTATGTTTGTCCTTGGCTGTAGCACCCTTGTAATTCAGGGCAGGAAACGAAATATCCGTTTTTGTCTTGTTCTACGACGATGGCGAAGTGGTAGTAGTTTTTCATGACTTAAGAGTAAACGACAACGGCTGGAAAATCAAATCCCATGTTAAGAAATTCCAGCAAGAAAAGCATCCCTCCTGCGCGGGGCAGAGGGCTGCTGTTATCAGCGTAGACACAGAGAGGCCGTGGCGAAGCTGGTACGACTTTCGTACAGAGTTCTGCCACAGAATCCGCAGGAGAGTGTACCACGCTGCAGCCGCTTAGTCAACAAACTGTTTCTGTATCGGCACCGATGCGAGGTTGAGGCTCTTTAAAATAGAGACGATGCGCTCGGCGGACTGGCCGTCGCCGTAGATATTCTTGACACGGCGGACTCTGCGGCGGAATCCCTCGTCCGTAAGCGCTGTGCGGATGGCGTGCTCGATTGCCGATGCGTCATGGGGAACGTCTATCACGTTTCCCGCTCTCTCTCTACCCTGCTGCCGCGAGCCGATGTTGATTGTCGGCACGCGAAATGTCGCAGACTCGTGAATGCCGCTTGAAGAGTTGCCGACGAGTGCCGCGGCATGACGCAGCACGTTTGCGTAGTGCTCTGGAGACAGGCTCTTGAGACGTTTCAGCCGCGCGCCGCGCCTGATCCTCTTCACGATCGCTTCGGCCCCCGCATCGTTATTCGGATACAGAACGACCGCCTCGACGTTCGTTTTCGCTATAGCACGGAGTGTGATCTCGATCTGTTTTTCCGCATCGTGCATTTCCGTCGTTACCGGGTGCTGCACAACGAGGAGATATGGTGCCTGCGGGTCTACCCCCGCAATGCGGCATGTATCTTCTCGAGAGAGAATCGGGGCCGCGAGCAGCGCATCTATCGAAGGGCAGCCGACGGGGAAAATGAAACGCGGGTCCTCACCCATGCGCTTGAGACGCCGCGCAGCGCTCTTCGTTGCAGGAAAATGGATGTGCGCGAATTTACTCATCGCGTGCCGGAGCGATTCGTCAATGCTCCCCGTCACTTCACCGCCCTGGATATGCGCAACGGGGATGTTGAGATGCGCGCCGACGACCGCTGCGGCGAAATTGGCCCCAATATCAAAACCGGTAAGCACAAGGTCGGGCTCGAGTTTTTCAAACAGGTCCGTAAGCGCGATCATCACGCGGCCGCAGCCGCGCGTCATGTGGCCACCGGTGTCGCGCACCACCCGCTCCGGGAACATGGGAATCGTTGCGGCGATGTCGAACCCATCCTTTTTTATACTGTTGATATCTTCGCCGCGACTCTTTAAGAGCGATACTCCGGTGACAATAAGCCGGTACTCAAAAAAAGGGTCGCTCCGCAGGAGCGAGAGAATCGGCTTGAAGCGGGAGTAGTCCGCGCGGCGCTCGGAGACGAGCGCGACACGGAGCGGGCGTGTGGGGATCATAACAAAAACTCAAAGTGTAAAATGCAAAGCGAAAAATAACAGTGCAAAAAGCAAAACAAATTTCCAATTTCCAAAAAACCCGTCTCCAAACAAATCTCAAATTCCAATGCGTCAAATCTCAAACACGTACGTCGTGTTTGGAAATTGAAATTTGAATCATTTGTTTGAAGCTTGTTTTTTGGAATTTTGAATTTTGCTGTGTTGTTTTGCAATTTTCGTTTTGCGATTTGCGCTTTATGTCATGTACGCTACCACCCAGCGCGGTCGAGGAGCGCCGAGATGTCGTCCTTCCCAAGCGGCGCCACGGCTCTCGTGAGGTATGTCTCCGAGGTACGCGGGAGAGCGCCAGCGTAGGTATACTGATCTGCGGCGACGTCCGCAGTCGCTATCTGCGGGACGATGATAAAGTGGCGCTCAGTCTCAAGCGCGGTACGCGCCTCGTCCTCGGTGAGGAGCCCTTCGTGGATTTTCTCCCCCGGCCGAATCACTCCGTAGACCACGCGCGCTGGGGGGGAAGTGAAACGCTCTGCGCACACCTCCGCCAAATCCGCAATCTTGAGCGCGGGCATCTTCAGGACGAAAATGTCTCCGCCGCGCGCTCTCATCAGAGCCTCAAAGACGAGCTCGACCGCATCGGGTATCGTCATGAAAAACCGCGTCATATCCGGATGCGTTACCGTGAGCGCTCCAGCTCGCGCCTGCTCGTGAAAAAGCGGCAACACCGAGCCGACGGTACCGAGAACATTGCCAAACCGCACCGTCGTAAAAATTTTCCCTCTTTTCCCCTGAATGTAATGGGCTGCTGTTATGAGTCGTTCAGCGAGGAGCTTCGACGCCCCCATGGTGGAGGTCGGTGCCACTGCCTTATCGGTGGAGATCATCACCGTGTGCGTAATGGTCGGCGTGTTGAGCGCCGCACTGACCACATGCTGCGTACCGATAACATTGGTCTGCACCGCCTCGAATGGATTATACTCCCCCTGCGGCACATACTTAAACGCCGCCGCGTGGAAAATGATGTCCACATCCTCACACGCAGACATGAGGCGGTCCCGATCTCGAATATCGCCAAGGATATAGCGCAGACGACGATCTCGAGCGAACGCGTCCTCGACCTCAATCTGCTTAATGGCGTCGCGCGAGAAAATACGGACGACGGCAGGATCGAACGACAGCAGTTGGTTCACAATCACGCGGCCGATCGAGCCGGTACCGCCGGTGACCAAAATCTTTTTACCGCGAATGAATGAAGCAGGGTCGGACATATCGTAGAATAAATTCCAAGCTCCAACCAACAATTTCCAAACAAACTTCAAATTCCAATGCGCCAAATCCCAAACTCTCACGTCGTGTTTAGTCCGCCAGCTGGCGGATTGGATTTTGAATATTGTGATTTGTTTGGAGACGGGTTTTTTGGAATTTGGAAATTCGAGCTTTGTATCACGGCACCACCATCTTCCAGCTCAGTTGGCTATCCTTCTTGATTGGCCGTTTTGCGCGCATACCAAGGAGCCGCTTAAAATCAACCGCTCGTATCTCTCCGGTACCCGGCCTCTTCACCCATATATTCTCGCGCGTCAAGAGCTCCCCGCGCGCAATGTCCTGAATCGCTACCACAGAGGCGTACGCGAAGTCAATGGTCGGCTTTTCTGCGGCCAGTATGCGCTTGCTGCCCCCGCGCGCCGCAAAAATCGCGCGACTGCCCACGATGAGCTCGCGGAGCTCTCCGGGCATAATCGAAATCGCGATGTCCGGCCCGGGCCAACGCCTCTCCGAAGTAAAGTGCTTTTCGAGAATGGATGCACCCAGTGCAACTGCGGCAAGAGCAGTATAGATACCGAGCGAATGATCACTCGAACCTATGACTGCGCGCGGAAAGGCCCGCGCGAGCTCCGCGATCGCGCCAAGGCGCACGCTCTCATACGGCGTCGGGTAGAGCGAAGTGCAATGAAGCAACGCGTACGATACAGAACGCCGCTCGAGGATGCGCACTGCCGGCCGGATAGAGCGGAGATCGTTCATGCCGGTCGAGAGGATTATCGGCTTCCCGAATGACGCGATGTGCTCGACCAAGGGGTAATTGTTGCACTCGCCGGAGCCAATCTTGTAGGCATGAACACCCAAGCGCTCGAGCCTGTCCGCCGCGGCGCGCGAGAATGGTGTGCAGAGGTAGATCAGGCCGAGCGATTCGGTAAACTTTTTCAATTCGCGCTCCTGGTCCTCATCGAACGCGCACCGCGCCATGATGTCCCAGATCGATTCTTTCGTATGACCCGGAATGACTTTCTTCGCGACGGGCGTCATCTCGTCCTCGATTACATGCGACTGAAATTTTACGCACTCGGCACCAGCCTTTGCCGCATCAGACACCATGCGTTTTGCCTTGCGCATGTCGCCTTCATGGTTGATGCCGATTTCCGCAATCACAAACGGCGGGTAGTCCGCGCCAATAACCCGCTTCCCTATAGTGAGTGATGGTTTTTTTGCCCTTGCCATATCGTCACTTATGACTAACACGACACACGCCCACTAGCAAGGACGCATGCGCCATCGATTTCATCTTGCTCACAGAGCAACCTCATGGTATTTTATTCTCCATGAAAAGAAAGTCGGGTCCGCGCCCCGGGACGAGTATCGGAGTTGATCTTGAACAGATACGCCGTTTCCGGGCACACTCGTTTTCAAAAGAGAAAAGATTTTGGGTACATATTTTTTCCGCACGAGAACTGGAGCGACTTGCGACGTATACAGATCCCTATCCTCATGCGGCGGGTATGTTTACGGCAAAAGAGGCCGTCGTAAAATCACTTTCTTTTTTTAAGAAAAAATTATCCATTCGAGACATTGAGGTGCTCCACGAAAAAGATGGCCGCCCTATTGTTTTTATACGGAGCTTAAAAGACATGACGTGCCAGGTGAGTATCTCGCACACGCTCGAGTATGCATGCGCCGCCGCCGTGTGCCAGGAAACAACCTCCAATAAAAAGTATGGAACAAAAAGAAATACGAGAGCGGATTAAAACAATATTCCAGGAAACGTTTCCCGAGGAAGCGTTCCGGTGGGAAAAAAAGCAGGAGGAATTCCCTCGATGGGATTCTTTAAGCCACATGGAGTTGGTCGGCAAATGCGAGGAGCGCCTGGGCTCCAGGTTCGAAATGGAAGAAGTTATGGCGCTCAACACGCCGGAGGATTTTTTTAGGGTGATTTCAAAAAAAAATGGCGGACCAGTTACTTCATAAATTTTTAGAAGCGAGCGCAAAAAAATTCCCCGATAAAACCGCCCTGCGCATGGATCGGCGTACGCTCTCGTATAGAGAACTCGACCGGGCCGCTCAATGTGTCGCCTCTCTTCTTGTCGGATCAACGACATTTCAAGATCGCGTGATTTTGTTTTTGCCGAACTCATGCGAATTTATCGCGTGTTATTTCGGCATTCTAAAAGCGGGGCGGGTGGCGGTACCGGTTGATCCTGCAATAAACCCGGAAATGCTTCTGAAAAGGACCGTATCGAGCGGTGCAGTGCTCTGTCTCACGAACGAAATTCTGATGCAAAAATTCAAAGACGTGGTTCGAGGCGTACGGGTCGAGGATGCATCTCGGGCAATGCTCTGTACCGACGCTCTTCGGGAAAAGCGCACAGTCAGGCCGAACGATCTCGCGTCGCTCCTCTTTACCACTGGCACCACCGGTACCCCAAAAGGGGTTATGGTACGACATGCCAACGCGTACTCGGCTGCAATAAATATGCTGCGGAGGCTTAACTACTCTCATGAGTCCATCGACAGTAATCCTCTCCCCATAACTCATTCTTTCGGATTAGGTAATGTCCATGCCGTTTTCGGGGTCGGCGGGACGGTTTTGCTCTATAAAAACTTTATCAACTTAAAAAAGATTCTGGAGGATATCCGTGAATATCGGGCAACCTCTTTTTCGGCAACCCCTCCCGTTTTTGAAACCCTGGCCGGACCCTTGAGCACTTTGTTTAAGCGCTCAAGCGCCAGTCTGCGTCTCCTGCTTGCAAACAGCGCCCCGATTCCTCCCCGGACGATAAAAAAAATTCTGTCATTGGCGCCGCGCGCCGATTTTTTTACCTATTACGGTCTGACTGAAGCGTCTCGCTCCACGTTTATAAATTACCGCACCGAGCGGCGGTTTACCTCGGTCGGCAAAGCCGCTCCACGCGTAAAGATCGCGGTGCTCTCCGAGCGAAGAAAAAGGCTTCCCCGAAACACAATCGGAGAAATTTATATCAACGGACCGACCGTGGTCAGCGGCTACTGGAAAAATCCAAAAGAAACCAAAAAAAGAATACAAAAGAAATGGCTCGCAAGCGGCGATAACGGATACCTTGATGAAGACGGCTATCTGTATATTGTAGGCCGCACAGACGACGTGATGAACATCGGCGGGAATAAAGTATATCCGTACGAAATCGAGGAAATGTTAAAAAAACACGCGCTGGTTAAAGACGCGGCCGTTGTCGCCGAGAAAGACGCGTGGCTCGGAGAGGTGCCGCGAGCCGTTATTGTGCTCGGGGAGGGTTATAACGAAAAAACTATACAGGAAGATATACAAAATTTTTGCCGAAGAAACCTTGAGCCGTTTAAGACCCCGAAGAGTATCGAGTTTGTCAAAAATCTGCCGAAAACGTCGTCTGGTAAGGTGCAGAAAAAGTTATTGCTATGACAAAAAAGACGGATGTGCATTCTCACTGGAGCTTGCTCGCAGTTCCGAAAATGTTCTTTCCGGGCCATCTCTACCACGGTGCACGGGCGCTCGATTTTCTCAGGGTACTCGACGGTGATTTTTTGCTCGTCGCATCAAGGGATGCGTGGGCCACGCACAAGAATATGATCGCTTCCCGTTTTACGACCGCCCCGAGCGAAATCTTTTTTGTGGAGAAAGAACCTACCGCTCGGACATACAACGATTTTTCGATGAAGCTTGCCGATAAAAATTATGCGTCTGTTGTTGGCGTCGGCGGAGGTTCCACCATGGACGTGGCAAAAACCGCGCATATCCATAAAGAAAATCTGCAGGTTATTTTAATTCCCACGACGGCAGGAAGCGGGTCGGAAGTAAGCCGGTATTCCTTATTCGTCAACGAAAAAGGCGAGAAAGAGCCACTGGTGTCCCCGGCGCTGCTTCCGGATGTGATTTTGTATGATCCCGTACTGCTGACTTCTCTTTCGCCCGAACTCACCGCCTGCACTACCATTGACGCATATGCCCACGCATTAGAAGGCCTGACTTCGAGACTGGCGCATCCAATTTCAGACCTGTTTGCAAGAGAGGCCCTCTCGCTCATCTTAAAATATGCGCCGCAGGCATGCCGCAATCCCGAAAATCTTGAAGCACGGACGTATTTACAAACCGCTGGGTTTCTCTCAGGACTGGTACAGAGCAGCGCGTCGGTCGGGCTCGCGCATGGCATGGCAGATTTTTTCGGTCCTCGCTTCGCTCTTGGGCATGGCCGGGCTATTGCACTGTTTCTTCTGCCGGTCATCCGGCTCAATCTCAAAAGAAACAGCGAGTACTATAAAAAAATTCAAGAAACAAGGGATATTTTAGAATGCACACGGAAGCTCTACGGGGAATGCGGTCTGGACACTGATGTGCGGGAGGCGCTGAAAGAAGCGCGGGTATCTTTAGAGGAAGTATCACGTTTTATAAAAAAAGACCCAGCGGTAAAAACGCATCAATTCATGCCGAGCGACGCGGAGCTCGAAGAGATTATGCGGTCCTGCGGTATCACCTGTGTCAGATAATATCGAAAAACTGCTTGCCGAACCGGCTTTCATGCCGTATGAAGAAAAGGCGCTCCTTTTTTTGGCGGCCATGCGCGACTCGGTTTTGTTCCATAAAAAAAATTGCGTT
This window contains:
- a CDS encoding 4'-phosphopantetheinyl transferase superfamily protein, with the protein product MKRKSGPRPGTSIGVDLEQIRRFRAHSFSKEKRFWVHIFSARELERLATYTDPYPHAAGMFTAKEAVVKSLSFFKKKLSIRDIEVLHEKDGRPIVFIRSLKDMTCQVSISHTLEYACAAAVCQETTSNKKYGTKRNTRAD
- a CDS encoding N-acetylneuraminate synthase family protein gives rise to the protein MARAKKPSLTIGKRVIGADYPPFVIAEIGINHEGDMRKAKRMVSDAAKAGAECVKFQSHVIEDEMTPVAKKVIPGHTKESIWDIMARCAFDEDQERELKKFTESLGLIYLCTPFSRAAADRLERLGVHAYKIGSGECNNYPLVEHIASFGKPIILSTGMNDLRSIRPAVRILERRSVSYALLHCTSLYPTPYESVRLGAIAELARAFPRAVIGSSDHSLGIYTALAAVALGASILEKHFTSERRWPGPDIAISIMPGELRELIVGSRAIFAARGGSKRILAAEKPTIDFAYASVVAIQDIARGELLTRENIWVKRPGTGEIRAVDFKRLLGMRAKRPIKKDSQLSWKMVVP
- a CDS encoding polysaccharide biosynthesis protein; amino-acid sequence: MSDPASFIRGKKILVTGGTGSIGRVIVNQLLSFDPAVVRIFSRDAIKQIEVEDAFARDRRLRYILGDIRDRDRLMSACEDVDIIFHAAAFKYVPQGEYNPFEAVQTNVIGTQHVVSAALNTPTITHTVMISTDKAVAPTSTMGASKLLAERLITAAHYIQGKRGKIFTTVRFGNVLGTVGSVLPLFHEQARAGALTVTHPDMTRFFMTIPDAVELVFEALMRARGGDIFVLKMPALKIADLAEVCAERFTSPPARVVYGVIRPGEKIHEGLLTEDEARTALETERHFIIVPQIATADVAADQYTYAGALPRTSETYLTRAVAPLGKDDISALLDRAGW
- the neuC gene encoding UDP-N-acetylglucosamine 2-epimerase translates to MIPTRPLRVALVSERRADYSRFKPILSLLRSDPFFEYRLIVTGVSLLKSRGEDINSIKKDGFDIAATIPMFPERVVRDTGGHMTRGCGRVMIALTDLFEKLEPDLVLTGFDIGANFAAAVVGAHLNIPVAHIQGGEVTGSIDESLRHAMSKFAHIHFPATKSAARRLKRMGEDPRFIFPVGCPSIDALLAAPILSREDTCRIAGVDPQAPYLLVVQHPVTTEMHDAEKQIEITLRAIAKTNVEAVVLYPNNDAGAEAIVKRIRRGARLKRLKSLSPEHYANVLRHAAALVGNSSSGIHESATFRVPTINIGSRQQGRERAGNVIDVPHDASAIEHAIRTALTDEGFRRRVRRVKNIYGDGQSAERIVSILKSLNLASVPIQKQFVD
- a CDS encoding class I adenylate-forming enzyme family protein, with the protein product MADQLLHKFLEASAKKFPDKTALRMDRRTLSYRELDRAAQCVASLLVGSTTFQDRVILFLPNSCEFIACYFGILKAGRVAVPVDPAINPEMLLKRTVSSGAVLCLTNEILMQKFKDVVRGVRVEDASRAMLCTDALREKRTVRPNDLASLLFTTGTTGTPKGVMVRHANAYSAAINMLRRLNYSHESIDSNPLPITHSFGLGNVHAVFGVGGTVLLYKNFINLKKILEDIREYRATSFSATPPVFETLAGPLSTLFKRSSASLRLLLANSAPIPPRTIKKILSLAPRADFFTYYGLTEASRSTFINYRTERRFTSVGKAAPRVKIAVLSERRKRLPRNTIGEIYINGPTVVSGYWKNPKETKKRIQKKWLASGDNGYLDEDGYLYIVGRTDDVMNIGGNKVYPYEIEEMLKKHALVKDAAVVAEKDAWLGEVPRAVIVLGEGYNEKTIQEDIQNFCRRNLEPFKTPKSIEFVKNLPKTSSGKVQKKLLL
- a CDS encoding iron-containing alcohol dehydrogenase — translated: MTKKTDVHSHWSLLAVPKMFFPGHLYHGARALDFLRVLDGDFLLVASRDAWATHKNMIASRFTTAPSEIFFVEKEPTARTYNDFSMKLADKNYASVVGVGGGSTMDVAKTAHIHKENLQVILIPTTAGSGSEVSRYSLFVNEKGEKEPLVSPALLPDVILYDPVLLTSLSPELTACTTIDAYAHALEGLTSRLAHPISDLFAREALSLILKYAPQACRNPENLEARTYLQTAGFLSGLVQSSASVGLAHGMADFFGPRFALGHGRAIALFLLPVIRLNLKRNSEYYKKIQETRDILECTRKLYGECGLDTDVREALKEARVSLEEVSRFIKKDPAVKTHQFMPSDAELEEIMRSCGITCVR
- a CDS encoding type II toxin-antitoxin system HicA family toxin, which encodes MPRLPRLTAKQISAVLEKSGFFVTRQSGSHVIYRNKAGSRATVPAHGSTILHPKTLKSILRDANVSVEELRTLL
- a CDS encoding type II toxin-antitoxin system HicB family antitoxin — translated: MKNYYHFAIVVEQDKNGYFVSCPELQGCYSQGQTYEEALKNIRDAIKLHLDDRAAEREIIPTGRSVSVASVAVAA
- a CDS encoding acyl carrier protein; its protein translation is MEQKEIRERIKTIFQETFPEEAFRWEKKQEEFPRWDSLSHMELVGKCEERLGSRFEMEEVMALNTPEDFFRVISKKNGGPVTS